One region of Natronorubrum aibiense genomic DNA includes:
- the nreA gene encoding DNA repair protein NreA has protein sequence MRLDDYIEDLEPDEEAERRRLAKEKSYAITDHIEEFERRFDDALSGDSLVGSTAPSIFVGRSNYPDIPVGLLSPVGDEDAAEEYVTDGTWYQQGHGISDVLQRRTGLLNSSKRANVDSPSIASRLTPSVHDTWDGFVGVQREVAIAGRPVDLEIGLEGKPNLGLDAGTDVATPRGPRANARNAELRENPYVPKPVKKTLEDDDWQAQGAMTYLYRRGFDVYEINSILSAGALGETKQRRLVPTRWSITAVDDTVGQFLRGRIRNAPSIDEVQVWANEYMGNRYWIVLAPGTWEFELVEMKAPGSIWNPNPNDEVWLQSASEGYEGRSSYVEETAGAYYAARLGVLEHLESIGRQAKSLVLREVSDDYWAPVGVWQVRESVRNAFEGRYGEAETFHDAVSEIATQLPVSHARLQRKSELAAGLQSNLNAFSSGGSDR, from the coding sequence ATGCGCCTCGACGACTACATCGAGGATCTCGAGCCGGATGAGGAAGCCGAGCGACGGCGACTCGCCAAGGAGAAGTCCTACGCGATCACGGACCACATCGAGGAGTTCGAACGGCGGTTCGACGACGCGCTCAGTGGCGACTCCCTCGTGGGGTCGACGGCACCCTCGATCTTCGTCGGGCGGTCGAACTACCCCGATATCCCCGTCGGGTTGCTCTCGCCGGTCGGCGACGAGGACGCCGCCGAGGAGTACGTCACCGACGGCACCTGGTACCAGCAGGGCCACGGGATCAGCGACGTACTCCAGCGCCGAACCGGGCTATTGAACTCGAGCAAGCGCGCGAACGTCGACTCGCCCAGTATTGCGAGCCGACTGACGCCGTCGGTCCACGATACGTGGGACGGCTTCGTCGGCGTCCAGCGCGAGGTCGCCATCGCCGGCCGCCCGGTCGACCTCGAGATCGGCCTCGAAGGCAAGCCGAACCTCGGCCTCGATGCCGGCACCGACGTCGCGACGCCCCGTGGCCCCCGTGCCAACGCCAGAAACGCCGAACTCCGCGAGAACCCCTACGTCCCCAAACCCGTCAAGAAGACTCTGGAGGACGACGACTGGCAGGCTCAGGGGGCGATGACCTACCTCTACCGGCGCGGGTTCGACGTCTACGAGATCAACTCGATTCTGTCTGCGGGCGCCCTCGGCGAGACGAAACAGCGTCGACTCGTACCGACGCGGTGGTCGATCACCGCCGTCGACGACACGGTCGGCCAGTTCCTGCGCGGGCGCATCCGCAACGCGCCGAGCATCGACGAGGTGCAGGTCTGGGCCAACGAGTACATGGGCAATCGCTACTGGATCGTCCTCGCGCCGGGCACCTGGGAGTTCGAACTCGTCGAGATGAAAGCCCCCGGCAGCATCTGGAATCCGAACCCGAACGACGAAGTCTGGCTCCAGAGCGCGAGCGAGGGGTACGAGGGCCGCTCGAGTTACGTCGAGGAGACTGCGGGTGCCTACTACGCAGCCCGACTGGGGGTCTTAGAGCACCTCGAGTCGATCGGCCGGCAAGCGAAGTCACTCGTCTTGCGCGAAGTGAGCGACGACTACTGGGCCCCCGTCGGCGTCTGGCAGGTGCGGGAAAGCGTCCGTAACGCGTTCGAGGGACGCTACGGCGAAGCCGAGACGTTCCACGACGCTGTCTCCGAAATCGCGACACAGCTCCCCGTGTCCCACGCACGACTCCAGCGAAAATCGGAACTCGCGGCCGGGCTTCAGTCGAACCTCAACGCCTTCTCGAGTGGTGGCTCGGATCGGTAA
- a CDS encoding MFS transporter produces MNVLSDPTKRRWLAWAALATVFLLVNLHRLSTAVLSGRLTADFGTTASQLGTLHASFFLIYAVIQIPTGVLADRVGPRYVGSIGGVVLSLGAIGFALSESYLAAFAARALIGLGSGVIFVSILRFCANWYRADEFATMTGLTGSIAGLGAILATTPLAVTVDRIGWRPTILGLGLVGIGAAASVFVLARQSPAAAGLEPIAGVPEQPAVTLAELGGHLRSLARDVDQWLLSAVFFAGNGAMLTLVGLWGVPYIVVVYDFDVTTASYFTLLASIGVLVGPMTIGWLSDRLERRLLPMTAGIGLFAVALGTIPVFGRPPVAVVAVAYLACGFLFGAAMLSLSVVKERYPAGASGVATATVNTAGFVGGTILPTVMGMALDAYRTGETVGGTVAYTQFGYRIAFGILAGTVAVGFLCACWLVVRDRNGHAASSKSL; encoded by the coding sequence GTGAACGTGTTGTCGGATCCCACGAAACGACGGTGGCTCGCGTGGGCTGCGTTGGCGACCGTCTTCTTGCTCGTTAACCTCCATCGGCTCTCGACGGCCGTCCTGTCAGGACGTTTGACCGCCGATTTCGGGACGACGGCGTCACAACTGGGGACGCTTCACGCCTCGTTTTTTCTCATCTACGCCGTCATCCAGATTCCGACGGGCGTGCTCGCCGATCGGGTCGGCCCGCGCTACGTCGGCTCGATCGGCGGCGTCGTGTTGAGTCTCGGTGCGATCGGCTTCGCGCTCAGTGAGAGCTACCTCGCGGCGTTCGCCGCACGGGCACTCATCGGCCTCGGGAGCGGCGTCATCTTCGTCTCGATCCTGCGCTTCTGTGCCAACTGGTATCGCGCCGACGAATTCGCGACGATGACCGGGCTGACCGGCAGCATCGCCGGCCTCGGCGCGATCCTCGCAACGACGCCGCTCGCGGTCACCGTCGATCGGATCGGCTGGCGGCCGACGATCCTCGGGCTGGGACTCGTCGGGATCGGTGCCGCCGCCTCCGTCTTCGTCCTCGCGCGCCAGTCGCCAGCCGCTGCCGGCCTCGAGCCGATCGCAGGCGTTCCGGAACAGCCCGCAGTCACGCTCGCCGAATTGGGCGGGCACTTGCGATCGCTCGCCCGAGACGTCGATCAGTGGCTGCTGTCGGCGGTCTTCTTCGCTGGCAACGGTGCGATGTTGACGCTCGTGGGACTGTGGGGCGTCCCGTACATCGTCGTGGTCTACGACTTCGACGTGACGACGGCCTCCTATTTCACGCTGCTCGCGTCCATCGGTGTTCTGGTCGGTCCGATGACCATCGGCTGGCTCTCGGACCGACTCGAGCGACGCCTGCTGCCGATGACGGCCGGGATCGGCCTGTTTGCGGTCGCCCTCGGAACCATCCCCGTCTTTGGTCGGCCGCCGGTTGCGGTCGTCGCCGTCGCCTATCTCGCCTGCGGGTTTCTGTTCGGCGCGGCGATGCTCTCGCTGTCGGTCGTCAAGGAACGGTACCCAGCCGGCGCGAGCGGCGTCGCGACGGCGACCGTGAACACGGCGGGGTTCGTCGGCGGGACGATCCTCCCGACGGTGATGGGGATGGCCCTCGACGCGTACCGGACGGGCGAGACCGTCGGCGGCACCGTCGCGTACACGCAGTTCGGCTACCGAATCGCTTTCGGCATTCTCGCGGGTACCGTCGCCGTCGGATTCCTGTGTGCGTGCTGGCTGGTCGTCCGTGATCGGAACGGGCACGCGGCGTCGTCGAAATCGCTGTGA
- a CDS encoding RNA ligase, whose product MSDTEYHRLLGMNRDAFADLESHLEERTYDGQSYRHVPDYRRGVERGTVLISDTVVRGFPKVPRTLVLSEGVPERFADRPEDRIAVEEKLNGYNVRVVRLDGDRLAFTRSGMICPFTTRILERLVGLESLFEQYPEAMVCGEMIGPENPYTAHDYPDVDSIAFRAFDWRDRESGEPLPVETRRERYETFDVPQTRLFGQFEVDAAAAEIRRIIEELDAKDREGVVMKSPDGKAQLKYTTSAANRGDLAYAFSLPFDYGQPFMFRRLLREGFQSVEWDESDTVARERAHELGEAILLSMRETIETVDAGNSVGERHTVRASPETVDVLLEHLERQGLTIEIEDDRREDGDRVCTFLKETRSTIDKTRNYLDGHIVKE is encoded by the coding sequence ATGAGTGACACCGAGTACCACAGGCTGCTCGGCATGAACCGGGACGCGTTCGCGGACCTCGAGTCCCACCTCGAGGAGCGAACGTACGACGGCCAGTCGTACCGACACGTCCCGGACTACCGTCGTGGGGTCGAGCGCGGCACCGTCCTGATCAGCGACACGGTCGTCCGCGGGTTTCCGAAGGTGCCGCGCACGCTCGTCCTTTCGGAGGGCGTCCCGGAGCGATTCGCGGATCGCCCCGAGGACCGAATCGCTGTCGAAGAGAAATTGAACGGCTACAACGTCCGCGTCGTCCGCCTCGACGGCGACCGACTCGCGTTCACTCGAAGCGGGATGATCTGTCCGTTTACGACCCGCATCCTCGAGCGACTGGTCGGCCTCGAGTCCCTGTTCGAGCAGTACCCCGAGGCGATGGTCTGTGGCGAGATGATCGGTCCCGAAAACCCCTACACGGCCCACGACTATCCGGACGTCGACTCGATCGCGTTCCGGGCGTTCGACTGGCGCGACCGCGAGTCCGGCGAGCCGTTGCCCGTCGAGACCCGGCGCGAGCGCTACGAGACGTTCGACGTTCCGCAGACGCGACTGTTCGGCCAGTTCGAGGTCGACGCGGCGGCGGCCGAGATCCGTCGCATCATCGAGGAGTTAGACGCCAAGGACCGCGAGGGCGTCGTAATGAAATCGCCGGACGGCAAAGCACAGTTGAAGTATACGACGTCGGCCGCGAATCGGGGCGATCTGGCCTACGCGTTCTCGCTGCCCTTCGATTACGGCCAGCCGTTCATGTTCCGTCGACTCCTCCGCGAGGGCTTCCAGAGCGTCGAGTGGGACGAATCCGATACCGTCGCCCGCGAGCGCGCCCACGAACTCGGCGAGGCGATCTTACTGTCGATGCGCGAGACGATCGAAACCGTCGACGCGGGCAACAGCGTCGGCGAGCGCCACACCGTCCGCGCCAGTCCCGAGACCGTCGACGTCCTGCTCGAGCACCTCGAGAGGCAGGGACTCACAATCGAGATCGAGGACGACCGCCGGGAGGACGGCGACCGCGTCTGTACGTTCCTCAAGGAGACTCGATCGACCATCGACAAGACGCGAAACTACCTCGACGGGCATATCGTCAAAGAGTGA
- a CDS encoding elongation factor 1-beta gives MGKVAAKIKVMPDSPEIDLDALQERLESALPEGAKINGVEREDVAFGLIALYPTVIVPDGAGGTETVEENFLDVDGVESVGVENVGRI, from the coding sequence ATGGGAAAAGTAGCTGCTAAAATCAAGGTCATGCCGGACAGCCCCGAGATCGATCTGGACGCGCTTCAGGAGCGCCTCGAGAGCGCACTCCCCGAGGGTGCAAAGATCAACGGCGTCGAACGCGAAGACGTCGCGTTCGGCCTCATCGCGCTCTACCCCACCGTGATCGTCCCTGACGGCGCGGGCGGGACGGAGACGGTCGAAGAGAACTTCTTGGATGTCGATGGCGTCGAAAGCGTCGGCGTCGAGAACGTCGGCCGCATCTAA
- a CDS encoding HVO_2753 family zinc finger protein → MSTTDDQKTRSCVSCGINIAGTNAAAFKCPDCGAQIYRCAKCRKQSNLYECNDCGFTGP, encoded by the coding sequence ATGAGTACGACGGACGATCAAAAGACGCGATCCTGCGTCTCCTGTGGGATCAACATCGCGGGCACGAACGCAGCCGCGTTCAAATGTCCCGATTGTGGCGCTCAGATTTACCGCTGTGCCAAGTGCCGCAAGCAGAGCAACCTCTATGAGTGCAACGACTGCGGTTTCACCGGTCCATAA
- a CDS encoding RNA ligase partner protein — protein sequence MATEAFKQRFVLDTSLFLTEDIRQPDESLQEAVCRLLELIANARLNLGISCYVPPTIHDELTTMLEARDVDDEVYSKLNTWVIRKHPDRYGVSIPANVVYSFVDEMSNRVDRGLRVSEQAVREAERSEDDPLEEHEHMTEVDAVISNLRDKYRSAMRTGVLDSREDFDLLILARELEAGVVTEDKGIIGWTEDFGLRYIRGREFPELLEQYLTAVDPDSRRSVE from the coding sequence ATGGCCACTGAGGCGTTCAAACAGCGGTTCGTCCTCGACACGTCGCTCTTTCTCACCGAGGACATTCGCCAGCCAGACGAGTCACTGCAAGAGGCCGTCTGTCGCTTGCTCGAGTTGATCGCGAACGCGCGGCTCAACCTCGGTATCTCCTGTTACGTCCCGCCGACGATCCACGACGAACTCACGACGATGCTCGAGGCCCGCGACGTCGACGACGAGGTGTACTCGAAGCTGAACACGTGGGTGATCCGCAAACACCCCGACCGGTATGGCGTGTCGATCCCGGCCAACGTCGTCTACAGCTTCGTCGACGAGATGAGCAACCGGGTCGACCGGGGGCTGCGCGTCTCCGAACAGGCCGTCCGCGAGGCCGAACGAAGCGAGGACGACCCGCTCGAGGAACACGAGCACATGACCGAAGTCGACGCCGTCATTTCGAACCTGCGTGACAAGTACCGCTCGGCGATGCGAACCGGCGTGCTCGACTCCCGCGAGGACTTCGACCTGCTCATCCTCGCGCGCGAACTCGAGGCCGGCGTCGTCACCGAGGACAAAGGCATCATCGGCTGGACCGAGGACTTTGGCCTGCGCTATATTCGTGGCCGGGAGTTTCCGGAGTTGCTCGAGCAGTATCTCACCGCGGTCGATCCGGACTCGAGGCGCTCGGTGGAGTGA